A single window of Pyrus communis chromosome 10, drPyrComm1.1, whole genome shotgun sequence DNA harbors:
- the LOC137746618 gene encoding probable serine/threonine-protein kinase At1g01540 yields the protein MSDVTQEPMSDQLSEQTSIFGLRLWIVVGVCVGAAFVLLLVLISLWFAAKRSKNKTLAKPTTPIVFKEIQEIRVDHGRTQTQAYSYPEPDPVPRIERQHLLMPTEEEGPIGYQKVHVEIGKDHRITYPIRSSSSHGSGEARAVEQAGMVGPEVSHLGWGHWYTLRELEVATNGFVDDNVIGEGGYGIVYHGVLEDKTQVAVKNLLNNRGQAEREFKVEVEAIGRVRHKNLVRLLGFCAEGAHRMLVYEYVNNGNLERWLHGDVGPCSPLTWEIRMNIILGTAKGLTYLHEGLEPKVIHRDIKSSNILLDKHWNAKVSDFGLAKLIGSETSYITTRVMGTFGYVAPEYASTGMLNERSDVYSFGILIMEILSGRNPVDYSRPPEEVSLVDWLKKMVADRSAEAVLDPKLPEKPSSRALKRVLLVALRCVDPNSQKRPKLGHIVHMLEAEESPFKDDRRSKRDAEHLDGDNVKNGLKEKQVTEPGDSSGYERGIAGFGNKNSANFTKV from the exons ATGTCGGATGTAACACAAGAGCCCATGAGCGACCAGCTTTCCGAGCAGACCTCAATCTTCGGCCTCCGTCTCTGGATTGTCGTCGGAGTCTGCGTCGGCGCCGCCTTCGTGCTCCTCCTCGTCCTCATTTCTCTCTGGTTCGCCGCCAAGCGATCCAAGAACAAAACTTTAGCAAAACCCACAACACCAATCGTCTTCAAAGAGATCCAGGAGATCCGGGTCGACCATGGCCGGACCCAAACCCAAGCTTACTCGTACCCGGAGCCCGACCCAGTTCCCAGAATCGAAAGGCAACACTTGCTGATGCCGACGGAGGAAGAGGGCCCAATTGGGTACCAGAAAGTGCACGTTGAGATTGGGAAGGACCACCGGATTACTTACCCAATTCGGTCCTCTTCTTCGCATGGAAGCGGGGAGGCGCGTGCGGTTGAGCAGGCGGGTATGGTGGGACCCGAAGTTTCTCACTTGGGGTGGGGGCATTGGTACACTCTGAGAGAGCTCGAGGTTGCGACCAATGGGTTTGTGGATGACAACGTTATTGGGGAAGGAGGGTATGGGATTGTTTACCATGGTGTTTTGGAGGATAAAACTCAGGTTGCTGTCAAGAACTTGCTGAACAACAG GGGGCAAGCTGAGAGGGAGTTCAAGGTTGAAGTGGAGGCAATCGGACGAGTTCGGCATAAGAATTTAGTGAGATTGCTTGGCTTCTGTGCTGAAGGAGCTCATAG GATGCTTGTGTACGAGTATGTCAACAATGGGAACCTAGAACGGTGGCTTCATGGGGATGTAGGGCCTTGCAGTCCGCTTACTTGGGAGATCCGAATGAATATCATACTGGGAACCGCGAAAGG GTTAACATACCTTCATGAAGGACTGGAACCCAAGGTTATTCACCGTGATATAAAATCGAGCAACATTTTACTTGACAAGCATTGGAATGCCAAGGTGTCAGATTTTGGCCTTGCTAAGCTCATTGGTTCTGAGACGAGCTACATCACGACGCGTGTCATGGGAACATTTGG CTATGTTGCTCCCGAGTATGCGAGTACGGGCATGTTGAATGAGAGAAGTGATGTGTATAGTTTTGGGATTCTTATCATGGAGATACTATCGGGAAGGAATCCAGTTGATTATAGCCGGCCTCCAGAAGAG GTGAGCTTAGTGGATTGGCTTAAGAAAATGGTTGCTGACAGAAGTGCAGAAGCAGTATTGGATCCCAAGTTACCTGAGAAGCCTTCTTCCAGGGCATTGAAGCGGGTTCTTCTTGTAGCTTTACGTTGTGTGGATCCAAATTCACAGAAGCGGCCAAAATTGGGACATATTGTACATATGCTAGAAGCTGAAGAGTCCCCATTCAAAGAT GATCGTAGATCCAAAAGGGACGCAGAGCACTTGGATGGTGACAATGTGAAAAATGGGCTGAAAGAGAAGCAGGTAACTGAACCAGGTGATAGCAGTGGGTACGAAAGAGGCATTGCAGGGTTTGGGAATAAAAACAGTGCCAATTTCACCAAAGTTTGA